A genome region from Dickeya chrysanthemi NCPPB 402 includes the following:
- the nifJ gene encoding pyruvate:ferredoxin (flavodoxin) oxidoreductase, with the protein MITTDGNNAVASVAWRTHEVIAIYPITPSSAMAEQAAAWSSDERKNIWGDTPRVVEMQSEAGAIATVHGALQTGALSTTFTSSQGLLLMIPTLYKLAGQLTPFVLHVAARTVATHALSIFCDHSDVMAVRQTGCAMLCAGNVQEAQDFALISQIASLNSRLPFIHFFDGFRTSHEINKIEPLSDAQLHTLLPQAAIEAHRKRALTPEHPVIRGTASNPDTFFQAREATNPWYDAAFGHVEQAMNDFARETGRQYQPFEYYGHPDATRVIVMMGSGVGTCEEVIDTLLTRGEKVGVVKVRLYRPFSAQHLLAAIPQSAQSIAVLDRTKEPGAQAEPLYLDVMTALAEAFSRGERPLMPKVIGGRYGLSSKEFTPQCVAATYKELALTNPRPRFTVGIYDDVTHLSLPLSDQPMPTQASLEALFYGLGSDGTVSAAKNSIKIVGNSTPLFVQGYFVYDSKKAGSLTVSHMRVGPHPIHSAYLIEQADFVACHQWQFIDKYNMVERLKPGGIFLVNAPYSADDLWHRLPQEVQAGLNQRQARVYCINAAKIARECQLGARINTVMQMAFFHLTQILPGGDALDKLRAAIASSYGSKGQELVERNWRALDTTLAALEAVALEPVNPDSPCRPPVVSDAAPDFVKTVTAAMLAGLGDSLPVSALPPDGTWPVGTTQWEKRNIAEAIPLWKPELCTQCNHCVAACPHSAIRAKVVPAEAMADAPASLQSLDVKARDMRGQKYVLQVAPEDCTGCNLCVEVCPAKDRQNPDIKAINMEPRLEHVATEKTQYDFFLTLPEIDRSKLERIDIRTSQLITPLFEYSGACSGCGETPYIKLLTQLYGDRLLVANATGCSSIYGGNLPTTPWTTDANGRGPAWANSLFEDNAEFGLGFRLSVDQHRQRALRVLEQLAAQLPADLVAALQDTSVNVDTRREQIAHLRQSLSAIDSDDARQLTADADHLVDKSIWLIGGDGWAYDIGYGGLDHVMSLSENVNVLVLDTQCYSNTGGQQSKATPLGAVTKFGEQGKRKARKDLGVTVMMYGHVYVAQISLGAQLNQTVKAIQEAEAWPGPSLIIAYSPCEEHGYDLAFSHDQMRQLTATGFWPLYRFDPRRAAQGKPALVTDSRPPSASLSETLLNEQRFRRLNNQQPEAAARLYEEAEADLRRRYDFLSLLAGKAEKSEQE; encoded by the coding sequence ATGATTACCACTGACGGTAACAATGCAGTCGCCTCAGTCGCCTGGCGAACTCATGAAGTTATCGCCATCTACCCTATTACGCCCAGTTCGGCCATGGCAGAACAAGCTGCAGCCTGGTCGAGCGACGAGCGCAAAAATATCTGGGGAGACACGCCCCGCGTCGTTGAGATGCAGTCTGAAGCCGGAGCGATCGCTACCGTGCACGGCGCGTTGCAGACCGGCGCCTTATCCACCACCTTTACCTCGTCGCAGGGATTGCTGCTGATGATCCCGACGTTGTACAAACTGGCGGGTCAGTTGACGCCGTTTGTGCTGCACGTCGCCGCCCGTACCGTGGCCACCCATGCATTGTCGATTTTTTGCGATCACTCCGATGTGATGGCGGTGCGCCAGACCGGCTGCGCCATGCTGTGCGCCGGCAATGTGCAGGAAGCGCAGGACTTTGCGCTGATTTCACAGATAGCCAGCCTGAACAGCCGCCTGCCGTTTATCCATTTCTTCGACGGCTTTCGTACCTCGCACGAAATCAACAAGATCGAACCGCTGAGCGATGCACAACTGCATACGCTGTTGCCGCAGGCGGCGATTGAGGCGCACCGTAAGCGTGCACTTACTCCTGAACATCCGGTTATTCGCGGCACGGCGTCGAACCCCGATACCTTTTTCCAGGCGCGTGAAGCGACCAACCCGTGGTACGACGCGGCATTCGGTCATGTCGAACAGGCGATGAACGACTTCGCCCGCGAAACCGGCCGACAATATCAGCCGTTCGAGTATTACGGCCATCCAGACGCGACCCGCGTTATCGTGATGATGGGGTCCGGCGTCGGCACCTGCGAAGAAGTGATCGACACGCTGTTGACGCGCGGCGAAAAGGTCGGCGTGGTAAAAGTGCGTCTCTACCGGCCGTTTTCCGCACAACACCTGCTGGCGGCAATCCCGCAAAGTGCGCAGTCCATCGCGGTGCTGGACCGCACCAAAGAACCCGGCGCCCAGGCGGAACCGCTGTATCTGGATGTGATGACCGCGCTGGCGGAGGCGTTCTCACGCGGTGAGCGCCCACTTATGCCGAAAGTGATCGGCGGCCGTTATGGGTTGTCGTCAAAAGAGTTCACCCCGCAATGCGTAGCAGCGACGTATAAAGAGTTGGCGCTTACCAACCCGAGACCTCGCTTTACCGTCGGTATTTATGACGACGTCACCCACCTGTCGCTGCCGCTTTCCGACCAGCCGATGCCGACGCAGGCGTCGCTGGAAGCGCTGTTCTACGGCCTCGGCAGCGACGGTACCGTATCCGCCGCCAAGAACTCGATCAAAATCGTCGGTAATTCAACCCCGCTGTTTGTACAGGGTTATTTCGTCTACGACTCCAAGAAAGCCGGCAGCCTGACGGTTTCCCATATGCGCGTCGGCCCGCATCCGATTCACTCCGCCTACCTGATTGAACAGGCGGATTTCGTGGCTTGTCATCAGTGGCAGTTCATCGACAAATACAACATGGTGGAGCGCCTGAAACCGGGCGGCATCTTCCTCGTCAACGCGCCGTACAGCGCCGACGACCTGTGGCATCGGTTGCCGCAGGAGGTACAGGCCGGACTGAACCAGCGTCAGGCACGGGTGTACTGCATCAATGCGGCGAAAATCGCCCGTGAATGCCAGTTGGGCGCCCGTATCAACACCGTGATGCAAATGGCGTTCTTCCACCTGACGCAAATCCTGCCGGGCGGCGATGCGCTCGATAAACTGCGCGCCGCCATCGCCAGCAGCTACGGCAGCAAAGGGCAGGAACTGGTGGAGCGCAACTGGCGGGCACTGGACACAACGCTGGCCGCGCTGGAAGCGGTGGCACTGGAACCGGTCAATCCGGACAGCCCGTGCCGCCCGCCGGTGGTATCCGACGCCGCGCCCGATTTCGTCAAAACCGTCACCGCCGCGATGCTGGCCGGTCTGGGCGACAGCCTGCCGGTTTCCGCGCTGCCGCCGGACGGGACCTGGCCAGTCGGCACCACTCAGTGGGAAAAACGCAACATCGCCGAAGCCATCCCGTTGTGGAAACCGGAGCTGTGCACCCAATGTAACCACTGCGTGGCCGCCTGCCCGCATTCCGCTATCCGTGCCAAAGTAGTACCCGCCGAGGCGATGGCCGACGCGCCGGCGTCATTGCAGTCGCTGGATGTGAAAGCCCGCGACATGCGCGGCCAGAAATATGTGCTGCAGGTCGCCCCGGAAGACTGCACCGGCTGTAACCTGTGCGTAGAAGTGTGCCCGGCCAAAGATCGCCAAAATCCAGACATCAAAGCCATCAATATGGAACCCCGGCTGGAACATGTCGCGACCGAGAAAACCCAGTACGACTTTTTCCTTACGCTGCCGGAAATCGACCGCAGCAAGCTGGAACGCATCGATATTCGCACTTCGCAGTTGATCACGCCGCTGTTCGAGTACTCCGGCGCCTGTTCCGGTTGCGGCGAAACCCCGTACATCAAGCTGCTGACCCAGTTGTACGGCGACCGTCTGCTGGTCGCCAACGCCACCGGGTGCTCCTCAATTTACGGCGGTAACCTGCCGACAACCCCCTGGACCACCGACGCCAACGGCCGCGGGCCGGCCTGGGCGAATTCGCTGTTTGAAGACAACGCCGAATTCGGGCTGGGTTTCCGCCTGAGCGTCGACCAGCACCGCCAGCGTGCCCTGCGCGTGCTGGAGCAGTTGGCCGCGCAACTGCCTGCCGACCTGGTCGCCGCCTTGCAAGACACGTCGGTGAATGTCGATACACGGCGCGAACAGATTGCCCACCTGCGTCAGTCGCTCAGCGCCATCGATAGCGACGACGCCCGCCAACTGACGGCGGACGCCGACCATCTGGTGGATAAATCCATTTGGTTGATCGGCGGCGATGGCTGGGCCTACGACATCGGCTACGGCGGTCTCGACCACGTCATGAGTCTGTCGGAAAACGTCAACGTGCTGGTGCTCGATACCCAATGCTATTCCAACACCGGCGGTCAGCAATCGAAAGCTACCCCGCTCGGCGCGGTCACCAAGTTTGGCGAGCAAGGCAAGCGCAAAGCGCGCAAAGATCTCGGCGTCACGGTGATGATGTACGGCCATGTCTACGTAGCGCAGATTTCGTTGGGCGCCCAGCTAAACCAAACGGTGAAAGCGATTCAGGAAGCGGAAGCCTGGCCGGGGCCGTCGTTGATCATCGCCTATAGCCCTTGCGAAGAGCACGGCTACGATCTGGCATTCAGCCACGACCAGATGCGTCAGTTAACCGCTACCGGATTCTGGCCGCTGTACCGTTTCGACCCACGTCGCGCAGCACAAGGCAAACCAGCGCTGGTAACGGACTCTCGTCCGCCGTCAGCCAGCCTGAGCGAAACCCTGCTCAACGAGCAACGCTTCCGTCGTCTCAACAACCAGCAACCGGAAGCCGCAGCCCGATTGTATGAAGAAGCCGAAGCCGACCTGCGCCGCCGCTATGACTTCCTCAGCCTGTTGGCTGGCAAGGCCGAAAAAAGCGAGCAGGAATAA
- a CDS encoding L,D-transpeptidase family protein, which translates to MSIRAILTLVVAAAAFSQTALAVVYPLPAPNSRLVGENIQVTIPSDSTDALEHFAAQYQMGLSNLLEANPGIDVYLPKPGSTMTVPQQLILPDTPREGIVINSAEMRLYYFPKGSKTVVVLPIGIGQLGKDTPINWVTSVQRKKERPTWTPTAAMHAEYAARGEFLPKVYPAGPDNPMGLYALYIGNLFAIHGTNANFGIGLRVSHGCVRLRDKDIKYLFDHVPVGTRVQFINEPVKATVEPDGSRYVEVHNPLSRTEEEFSSDTPVPLKLTPVVTKALADASVSESAVNQALQTRLGMPTKVNGAEENIAPIAPATPEAPQAPVIQQTNTPATPDDAQPVVTDAAPVVATDANKS; encoded by the coding sequence ATGAGTATTCGCGCGATCCTGACGTTAGTTGTGGCGGCGGCTGCTTTCAGCCAGACAGCACTCGCCGTGGTTTACCCGTTGCCAGCTCCGAATAGCCGGCTGGTAGGAGAAAATATCCAAGTTACCATCCCCAGCGACAGCACCGATGCGCTGGAACACTTTGCCGCTCAGTACCAGATGGGCCTGAGCAACCTGCTGGAAGCCAACCCGGGTATTGATGTGTATCTGCCAAAACCCGGCAGCACCATGACGGTGCCGCAGCAACTGATTCTCCCGGACACCCCGCGCGAAGGCATCGTGATCAACAGTGCCGAGATGCGTCTGTATTACTTCCCGAAAGGCTCCAAAACCGTAGTGGTATTGCCGATCGGTATCGGCCAGCTCGGTAAAGATACCCCGATCAACTGGGTAACCTCAGTACAGCGTAAGAAAGAGCGCCCGACCTGGACGCCGACCGCCGCCATGCATGCGGAATACGCCGCCCGCGGTGAGTTCCTGCCCAAGGTTTATCCGGCCGGCCCGGACAACCCGATGGGGTTGTACGCACTCTACATCGGTAACCTGTTCGCCATCCACGGCACCAATGCCAACTTCGGTATCGGCCTGCGCGTCAGCCATGGTTGTGTGCGTCTGCGCGACAAAGACATCAAATACCTGTTTGACCACGTTCCGGTCGGCACTCGCGTTCAGTTCATCAATGAACCGGTGAAAGCGACGGTAGAGCCGGATGGTTCACGCTATGTCGAAGTACATAACCCACTGTCTCGCACCGAAGAAGAGTTTAGCTCCGACACACCGGTACCACTGAAACTGACCCCAGTGGTGACCAAGGCTCTGGCAGACGCCAGCGTGAGCGAAAGCGCAGTGAATCAGGCGCTGCAAACTCGCTTAGGTATGCCGACGAAAGTGAACGGTGCCGAAGAAAACATCGCACCGATCGCGCCGGCTACCCCAGAGGCTCCGCAGGCACCGGTTATTCAGCAGACCAATACGCCGGCAACGCCGGATGATGCACAGCCGGTTGTTACCGACGCCGCACCGGTCGTCGCAACTGACGCAAACAAATCCTGA
- a CDS encoding GNAT family N-acetyltransferase gives MIVRLNEYQQPIGNALPDWQGARLPDGQPLVGRYCRLERVDVERHAADLYDAYQDAHDLRDWTYLPIGPFDTFEAYRLYLTAVATLTDPLHYAVVDLVSGKAVGTLALMRIDAPNGVIEVGYVTYSPRMKRTRLSTEAMSLLLKYVFEDLGYRRFEWKCDSLNAPSRAAALRYGFTFEGIFRQVIVTHQRNRDTAWHSIIDGEYPALRAAYAQWLDEHNFDEEGRQIEKLTELIMKEDSSRRRG, from the coding sequence ATGATAGTTAGATTGAATGAGTACCAGCAGCCTATTGGTAACGCTCTGCCGGACTGGCAAGGAGCACGGCTTCCCGATGGCCAACCTCTTGTTGGCCGCTATTGCAGGCTCGAACGCGTTGATGTTGAACGCCATGCCGCCGATCTCTATGACGCGTATCAGGACGCTCATGATTTGCGTGATTGGACCTACCTCCCTATTGGTCCATTTGATACGTTCGAGGCTTATCGCCTCTATTTAACGGCTGTCGCAACGTTAACCGACCCACTGCATTATGCGGTGGTTGACCTGGTTAGCGGTAAGGCGGTCGGTACGCTTGCCCTCATGCGTATTGATGCGCCAAACGGTGTGATTGAGGTTGGTTATGTCACGTATTCTCCGCGTATGAAACGCACACGTTTGTCGACGGAGGCCATGTCGCTTCTGCTGAAGTACGTTTTTGAAGACCTTGGCTATCGCCGCTTTGAATGGAAATGCGATTCGCTAAACGCTCCCTCTCGAGCCGCGGCGTTGCGCTATGGCTTCACGTTCGAAGGGATTTTCCGTCAGGTAATTGTTACTCATCAGCGCAACCGCGATACAGCGTGGCATTCAATCATTGACGGCGAATATCCCGCGTTGCGGGCGGCGTACGCGCAGTGGCTCGATGAACATAATTTCGATGAAGAAGGCAGGCAGATTGAAAAACTCACCGAGTTGATCATGAAGGAAGACTCGAGTCGCCGGCGTGGTTAG
- a CDS encoding PLP-dependent aminotransferase family protein, protein MIDIIGVLEPGAVTPTGEPISLQKQLIGRLQQGILSGRLPAGSLLPSSRALAEELGVSRNTVVIAYDHLAAEGYVLANRQGTRVTSLASYTSHAQEPDAVWQPVSLARRLSPFVAIHPQSPPEALLLPGMPALDLFPLAAWRRSLLRATGRALPQMLGYGPPAGEPALRDAIAAHLHITRGVRCDGSQVVITEGTQEALNLCVTLLTNPGDIAWVEDPGYRGAKAAFYAGDLRTIPVRVDQDGLAVPPETWGNYPPTLIYTSPAHQYPTGAVLSIARRLELIAQAKRVGAWLIEDDYDSEFRHAGDPIASMHGLVPDAPVLYIGSFSKTMFPALRIGFVVLPRSVISQAQSTLHELLRGGHRFEQLALADFINSGEFGRHLGRMRRLYRERQHVLREALTKHFAQAQILGGHSGMHLTLRLPPQVDDRTVVTSAQPHGIAAHALSTFTIAPTAKENGLVIGYGNTHAEAIPDAVSTLARLVQKAALS, encoded by the coding sequence ATGATTGACATCATCGGTGTTTTAGAGCCTGGCGCAGTCACACCGACTGGCGAGCCCATTTCGTTGCAAAAACAGCTGATAGGGCGTTTGCAGCAAGGGATCCTATCTGGAAGATTGCCGGCAGGCTCACTGCTGCCCTCCTCCCGAGCACTTGCCGAGGAACTTGGCGTATCACGCAACACCGTGGTGATTGCGTACGATCATCTGGCTGCGGAAGGGTATGTGCTGGCCAACCGACAGGGCACTCGCGTGACCTCGTTAGCTAGCTATACAAGCCATGCTCAGGAACCCGATGCGGTGTGGCAACCCGTGTCGCTGGCGCGACGGCTGTCGCCATTTGTAGCAATCCATCCGCAATCGCCACCCGAAGCGCTATTGTTGCCAGGGATGCCGGCCCTTGATCTTTTCCCGCTGGCGGCATGGCGCCGTTCGCTCCTGCGCGCAACGGGGCGCGCATTACCCCAAATGCTCGGGTATGGCCCACCCGCTGGCGAGCCAGCATTGCGCGATGCGATCGCCGCACATCTGCACATCACGCGCGGCGTGCGCTGTGACGGCTCACAGGTCGTTATCACCGAAGGGACTCAGGAAGCCCTGAATCTCTGCGTCACCTTGCTAACGAACCCCGGCGATATCGCATGGGTCGAGGACCCTGGTTATCGTGGTGCGAAGGCGGCATTTTATGCCGGCGATCTGCGAACCATACCGGTTCGCGTAGACCAGGACGGCCTGGCGGTACCGCCGGAAACATGGGGTAACTATCCCCCGACGCTCATCTACACATCGCCTGCTCATCAGTATCCCACTGGTGCCGTGCTATCAATTGCACGGCGGCTGGAATTGATAGCACAGGCAAAACGCGTGGGCGCGTGGTTAATTGAGGACGACTACGACAGCGAATTCCGCCACGCTGGCGATCCCATCGCGAGCATGCACGGACTGGTGCCCGATGCACCGGTTCTCTACATCGGTTCGTTCAGTAAGACGATGTTTCCGGCATTGCGGATCGGCTTCGTGGTGCTTCCACGCAGCGTGATAAGTCAGGCTCAATCCACATTGCATGAACTGCTGCGTGGCGGCCATCGCTTCGAACAGCTGGCGCTTGCGGACTTCATCAACAGCGGCGAATTCGGACGACACCTCGGTCGTATGCGACGCCTCTACCGTGAGCGCCAGCATGTGCTGCGTGAGGCGCTGACGAAGCATTTCGCACAGGCGCAGATTCTCGGAGGCCACTCAGGGATGCATCTGACCTTAAGGTTGCCGCCACAAGTTGATGATCGTACGGTCGTCACAAGCGCGCAGCCGCATGGAATCGCCGCACATGCATTGTCGACGTTCACCATCGCACCGACAGCAAAAGAAAACGGGCTCGTCATCGGCTACGGCAATACCCACGCAGAAGCCATCCCTGATGCTGTGAGTACGCTTGCACGGCTGGTGCAGAAAGCCGCACTTTCCTAA
- a CDS encoding MarR family winged helix-turn-helix transcriptional regulator — protein sequence MSQTESSARRHFAIQLGQTTRLWRRVIDRELQPYGLTQASWLPLLFIAREEMPTHQKALAESLVLDASAVVRVLDNLQKQGFIERREGCDRRFREIHLTAVGLELVKKVESIAGQVRNQALEGVSEQDIQQVSRIIDQVMANLSRSENGLS from the coding sequence ATGTCACAGACCGAATCCTCCGCTCGTCGGCATTTCGCCATTCAGTTGGGCCAAACCACTCGCCTGTGGCGCCGGGTTATTGACCGGGAACTGCAACCTTACGGATTAACCCAGGCCAGTTGGCTGCCGTTACTGTTTATCGCCCGTGAAGAGATGCCGACTCACCAGAAAGCGCTGGCCGAATCGCTGGTGCTCGACGCGTCAGCCGTCGTGCGGGTACTGGATAATTTACAGAAACAAGGGTTTATCGAAAGGCGGGAAGGCTGCGATCGCCGTTTTCGCGAAATTCATCTCACCGCCGTCGGACTCGAGCTAGTGAAAAAAGTGGAATCCATCGCCGGGCAGGTCCGTAATCAGGCGCTGGAAGGGGTATCGGAACAGGATATTCAACAGGTCAGCCGCATTATCGATCAGGTTATGGCTAACCTCTCCCGCAGCGAAAACGGTCTCTCATGA
- a CDS encoding HlyD family secretion protein: protein MNNHVSRLIGFRHLGQRQRTFLLTGAALLLFALLILAYWFHQRFTHITETDARVMGEVIPLASRVNGWVTARPVIDGDVIRKDQLLAQIDDRDARLRLAEQEGNLAAADAQISYSQTQRQVTDLTTQAALDEARAKLASSDSAVNNAGYQLSLAQNNFQRDDQLLKSNLTARKTWDESHTALLQRQSELREAEAQRGAQHAALNNAQAQRNTLQVLDKQIEMQRQQRIALQAQVDQLKQEIADRALRSPVDGVVDRTIVNVGSYAQAGQWVMLVHDPRNLWVEANIKETAIGRVRVGQQVDIQVDAYPDKHISGHVIRVGDTATSQFALLPSPNPSGNFTKITQRVPVRIALDDPNSGLKPGLMAEVSINVAD from the coding sequence ATGAACAATCACGTATCCCGGCTGATAGGATTTCGGCACCTTGGCCAACGCCAGCGTACTTTTTTACTGACAGGCGCTGCATTGCTGTTATTCGCGTTGCTGATACTGGCCTACTGGTTTCACCAGCGTTTCACGCACATCACGGAAACCGATGCCCGCGTCATGGGTGAAGTGATTCCGTTGGCCAGCCGGGTGAATGGTTGGGTCACCGCCCGCCCTGTTATTGACGGCGATGTCATCCGCAAAGATCAGTTGCTGGCGCAGATAGATGATCGCGATGCCCGCCTGCGGCTGGCGGAACAGGAAGGGAATCTGGCCGCCGCCGACGCCCAGATCAGTTATAGTCAAACCCAGCGTCAGGTCACCGATCTCACCACGCAAGCCGCACTGGACGAGGCGCGTGCGAAGCTGGCGTCAAGCGACTCCGCCGTCAATAATGCCGGTTATCAACTCAGCCTGGCGCAAAATAACTTCCAGCGCGACGATCAATTACTGAAAAGCAACCTGACCGCCCGCAAAACCTGGGACGAATCGCACACAGCGCTGTTGCAACGTCAGAGTGAACTGCGCGAAGCCGAGGCTCAACGCGGCGCCCAGCACGCAGCGTTGAATAACGCTCAGGCCCAGCGCAACACGTTGCAGGTGCTGGATAAACAGATTGAGATGCAGCGCCAGCAACGCATTGCATTGCAGGCACAGGTCGATCAGCTCAAACAGGAGATCGCCGACCGGGCGTTACGCTCCCCGGTAGACGGCGTGGTGGATCGCACCATCGTCAATGTGGGCAGTTACGCCCAGGCCGGCCAGTGGGTCATGCTGGTACACGACCCCCGCAATCTGTGGGTCGAAGCCAACATCAAAGAGACCGCCATCGGCCGGGTACGGGTTGGGCAGCAGGTGGATATTCAGGTCGACGCGTATCCGGACAAACACATTAGCGGCCATGTCATACGGGTTGGCGATACGGCGACCAGCCAGTTTGCCTTGCTGCCGAGCCCCAATCCCTCCGGCAACTTCACCAAAATCACCCAACGAGTACCGGTACGTATCGCGCTGGATGATCCCAACAGCGGCCTGAAACCGGGCCTGATGGCGGAAGTGAGCATCAATGTCGCCGATTGA
- a CDS encoding DHA2 family efflux MFS transporter permease subunit encodes MSPIEAQAARFGYRYRWLATVTIMLGTIATTATATIVNVAMRDIMGAFGMGQDQAQWLSTAFLASMTATMLITAWTLERVGYRATYVGSLVVFIAGSLLGTFSQNSTEVIVARILQGGASGVIQPLAMIIISQVFPVSERGKAMGIYGVGVVLAPALGPAAGGLMVDQLDWRAVFMVVVPFCLAGIAAAWVILPGKSAQTGGSPRRFDTIGFILLVTALTSLLAGLSNGQREGWGSFLIICLLTTAVISTLAFIIREFTTPYPLLSLRVFANPAFTSGCIVAFALGAGIYGSTYIIPLFVQSIQGYTPTRSGLLLMPAGLALGMVFPLAGALSDKLKPHLLVIAGLLLFGLSCWLSSAADTDTPFWTMAWWIVIGRVGLGVMLPAMNAGALRALPPAQLAQGAGSLNFIRQLGGAMGVNLLSVFIERRATFHGQMLAQSLTLDNIRSTDAIRQLGLLFSHGGNPLGEPLSTRINPGIMTYLESVLTPKAQMFAYLDGFFMVAMFFFLAILPAWFIRPRPVLNPTPSSAAITVDNAKAPT; translated from the coding sequence ATGTCGCCGATTGAAGCCCAGGCCGCACGTTTCGGCTATCGCTATCGCTGGCTGGCGACCGTCACCATCATGCTCGGCACCATCGCCACCACCGCCACGGCGACCATCGTCAATGTGGCGATGCGTGACATCATGGGCGCCTTCGGTATGGGGCAGGATCAGGCGCAATGGTTATCCACCGCCTTTCTGGCTTCGATGACCGCGACCATGCTGATCACCGCCTGGACACTGGAACGCGTTGGTTACCGCGCCACCTATGTCGGTTCGCTGGTGGTGTTCATCGCCGGTAGCCTGCTCGGCACCTTCAGCCAGAACAGCACCGAGGTGATCGTTGCACGAATTCTCCAGGGCGGCGCCAGCGGCGTGATCCAGCCACTGGCGATGATCATCATCTCGCAGGTATTTCCGGTGTCGGAACGCGGTAAAGCAATGGGGATTTACGGCGTCGGCGTGGTACTGGCACCGGCACTGGGGCCGGCTGCCGGCGGATTAATGGTCGACCAGCTCGACTGGCGCGCCGTGTTCATGGTGGTGGTGCCGTTTTGTCTGGCCGGGATCGCCGCCGCATGGGTTATTCTGCCGGGCAAAAGCGCACAAACCGGCGGTTCGCCGCGCCGCTTCGATACCATAGGGTTCATTCTGCTGGTCACGGCGTTAACCTCGCTGCTGGCCGGGCTATCCAATGGGCAGCGTGAAGGCTGGGGATCATTTTTGATTATCTGCCTGCTGACCACCGCGGTAATCTCAACACTGGCGTTTATCATCCGCGAGTTCACCACACCGTATCCGCTGCTGAGTCTGCGGGTATTCGCCAACCCGGCGTTTACCTCCGGCTGCATCGTGGCATTCGCTCTGGGTGCGGGCATCTACGGCTCAACCTATATCATCCCGTTGTTTGTACAAAGCATTCAGGGCTACACGCCGACGCGCTCCGGCTTGCTGCTGATGCCGGCCGGACTGGCGCTCGGCATGGTGTTCCCACTGGCGGGGGCGCTCAGCGACAAGCTCAAACCGCACCTGCTGGTGATCGCAGGTTTACTGCTGTTCGGGCTATCTTGCTGGTTGTCCAGCGCGGCGGATACCGACACCCCCTTCTGGACCATGGCCTGGTGGATCGTCATCGGCCGCGTAGGGCTTGGGGTGATGTTGCCCGCCATGAATGCCGGCGCGCTACGGGCGTTGCCGCCGGCACAATTGGCGCAAGGCGCAGGCAGCCTGAATTTTATTCGTCAGTTGGGCGGCGCTATGGGCGTCAACCTGCTGTCGGTTTTTATTGAACGACGCGCGACGTTTCACGGCCAAATGCTGGCACAATCGCTGACGCTGGACAATATTCGCAGCACCGACGCCATCCGCCAGCTTGGCCTGCTGTTTAGCCACGGCGGCAATCCGCTCGGCGAGCCGCTGAGCACCCGCATCAACCCCGGCATCATGACCTATCTGGAATCGGTGTTAACCCCCAAAGCACAGATGTTTGCCTATCTGGATGGATTTTTTATGGTGGCGATGTTCTTTTTTCTGGCGATCTTACCCGCCTGGTTTATCCGGCCGCGCCCGGTGCTGAACCCTACGCCGTCATCGGCAGCTATCACTGTGGATAACGCCAAAGCCCCGACGTGA